In a single window of the Tellurirhabdus bombi genome:
- a CDS encoding inositol oxygenase — protein sequence MNSLTETEKTPLTSLDEWEDDLLERYPDPETIAKEKTTDEYRNYDNPGRDTVREFYRLNHTYQTYDFVREKEREFLAFNKKEMPVWDAFTFLNQLVDDSDPDTDLDQLQHLLQTSEAIRADGHPDWFVLVGLLHDMGKVLCLFGEPQWAVVGDTFPVGCAHSDKIVYPEFFKDNPDTYDSRYNTKYGIYSPNCGLRNVHMSWGHDEYVYNMVKDHLPEPALYMLRYHSFYPQHRENAYDHLMDSHDHEMFKWVNLFNPYDLYSKNPTPPNWTELRPYYEDLVAKYLPATLKF from the coding sequence ATGAACTCCCTAACTGAAACAGAAAAAACTCCTTTGACCAGTCTGGATGAATGGGAGGATGATTTGCTCGAACGTTATCCTGATCCCGAAACGATTGCGAAGGAAAAGACAACAGACGAGTACCGGAACTACGACAACCCCGGCCGGGATACCGTCCGTGAATTTTACCGCCTGAACCATACCTACCAGACGTATGATTTTGTGCGGGAAAAAGAGCGGGAATTTCTCGCTTTCAACAAGAAAGAAATGCCCGTTTGGGATGCGTTTACCTTTCTGAATCAGTTGGTTGACGACTCCGATCCAGATACCGATTTAGACCAGTTGCAGCACCTGCTTCAAACGTCGGAAGCGATTCGGGCGGATGGCCACCCGGATTGGTTTGTGCTGGTTGGTTTGCTGCATGACATGGGCAAAGTGCTCTGCTTGTTCGGCGAACCGCAGTGGGCTGTGGTGGGCGACACATTTCCAGTAGGCTGCGCGCATTCGGATAAAATCGTTTACCCTGAATTTTTTAAGGACAATCCAGACACATACGATAGCCGATATAATACCAAATACGGCATTTATTCACCGAATTGCGGCCTGCGCAACGTACATATGTCGTGGGGACACGATGAGTACGTCTACAACATGGTGAAAGACCATCTGCCAGAACCGGCTCTCTACATGCTTCGGTACCACTCATTTTATCCGCAGCACCGCGAAAATGCCTACGATCACCTGATGGATAGCCATGATCACGAGATGTTCAAATGGGTGAATCTGTTCAATCCGTACGATTTGTACTCGAAGAACCCGACGCCACCAAACTGGACAGAATTGCGCCCGTATTATGAAGACCTGGTAGCAAAATACCTGCCTGCCACCCTGAAATTTTAA